A window of Candidatus Nitrospira allomarina genomic DNA:
AACAGTACCGGCAACTGTTGAGACCCCTTGAAATTCAAGGACTACTCAGTCTTCCTACCATACCCGAAGACTGCAAAACCAATTACCATATGTTTTATATTCTTCTGCCAGATATGGAAACCAGAGATGCCCTCATGGGGCATTTAAGACAACAGAATGTTTTGGCAGTTTTTCATTTTGTTCCACTCCACACTTCGCCCATGGGGAAAAAGTTCGGATATGCTGAGGGCGATTTTCCAATCTCAGAGCAATTAAGCGGGCAACTTTTGCGTTTGCCTTTTTATTACGAAATGACTGAAGTGGAGCAGGAATACATCGTAAAATGTATTACCGAAGGGGTAAAAATCGTGAAAGAAAATATAAACCTAAAACGAGAAGAACCACCGGCACTCCGATTCGTCAATTAGTGCCGAGAGGGTTAAAGAGTAAACTCATTGCACGAAGTGAGAATAGAAAATCAGGGATAATCTTTTCACATTTCTTATGCCACTACCCTGGGACTCTCAGCATTTTGAGATTTCGGTAGGGCAGATTATTACTCCAGAATTAACCGACTCAGAACTCATGAGCATTCTGATTTATGCCAAAGAAAATGGCTATCGCTTGATTTACTGGGCCACGTCCCCGAAACGGATGATCCCTTTGCCTATCCTTCGAAGTTTTTCAGGTTCCCTCGTAGATAAAAAGATCACCTATCGACGGAAGCTAAGTTCCGACTCCACCGTGGGTGGGGAAAAGATGCCGAGCATTCCGGTTCAAGCAATTGAATACCCTCTCTTGCCCGCCAATAAGCAGCTCGTGAATCTAGCATTAATCGGAGGTGGCCATTCCAGATTTTATATAGATCCATGTATTCCCAGGGACAAGTTTGCAAGCCTGTATCATATTTGGATCAATCGAAGCACTTTACATGAAGTTGCTGATGTGGTGTTTGTCGTGCCGGATTCCAGAAATAGAGAGGAATATCTCGGGATGGTTACCGGGTCTACAAAAAATGGTATGGGGAAAATTGGCCTGATGGGGGTTCAAAAAAAAGTCCAAGGTCAAGGAATCGGCTCATTGTTGATTAAGCGATTACATGAATGGCTGTTATCCAATGGTATAAAGATTTCTGAGGCGATTACCCAGAAAGACAATGTGCAAGCCTGTAAATTTTATGAAAGGTCCGGCTACCTACCGGAATCTCTTCAGAATTATTATCATTTTTGGATCCCACAGTAGGTGGGTCCTGCCTGGATCAACATTGCCTAAAGGACGTACATCAGAAATCGAGGCATTCAAGGAATACGACACTCAGAAATAAACAAGCAGCCTGGCATGGAAAAAGTAACCGAAGTGATCGAGGATAAAGCGCCGATACGGGTCCTCCATCTGATTGATAGAATTACCGGATATGGGACAACAAGATTGCTCTGGGATATTGTCCGGTTAACCCCATCAGATAAGGTCAAGCACTTGGTCATTTCCTTTTCACCGAACAAAGGGAAATGGATCTATGCAGATCTTCTGCGAGAGAAAGGCGCCTATGCCCAAGTTCCCAAACGGCGTATCCTCAAAATATTAGATCGCTGGGATATGACATGGTTTCTCCTACGGTACATGAATGCGTTGTGGAATGTTGGTAAGGCCTTAATCTGGTTTCGGCCTGACATTATCAATTTGCATACGAATTATGTTTTAACTATTGGCCTGCCTTTAAAAATAATATTGCGACGCCCGGTGGTTCATCTGGTTCCATCCCTCTTTTCCCAAATGGTAGATGATGGAAAAGCCTGGGTGCCTAAGGTATTCGCCAGATTTCATGCTTTGTTCGATTGTTTCTTCACGGCTGCCTCCCGATGCCGAGATGAGTTGCTCTCAATAGGCATTCCCGATTCCAAAATCGTTCCTCTTCGCGGGCTTCTTGATCTTGAGGAAATTAATAAGATTCGACATCAACGACAACAATTCCATCAGGCAATTAGAGAAAATTATCATTTGCCATCAGATGCTTTAATTGCTCTTTCTGTCGGGCGATTGGATTCATCCAAAGGACACGCATATGCTTTGGAAGCCCTTCCTGACCTTTTCCGACAGTTTCCCAAGCTTCATTGGCTTTTAGTTGGTGATGGAAATCAGCTATCAGAACTCGAGGCCCGCGCAAAAAAATTAAATATTTATGGCCATGTACGTCTCGTTGGCTATCAAGAAGACCTTCTGCCCTATTACGCAGCGGCCACAGTGTACCTTCGTACCATGGTTTTTGAGGAAACTAATCTTTCGACCTATAAAGCCATGGCTATGGGAATACCTATCGTGGGATTTGATACAGGCTGTGAAACGGAGCTCCTAAAAAAGGTTGGTCATGGAATTTTAGTACCCAATAAAAGTGTTGCTGGTTTATCGGCGGCTGTCGCTCAGATCCTGACACTGCCTGATCATGGAAGAGAACTTGGTGGTCGTGGCATAGAATTTTGTCAGGCCAATTTGGACATTCGATTGGGAATCGAGGATATAACCACAGTGTATAAGTACCTTAAGAATGGAGGTTGACATACCCCTACCATTAAGAAAATGGCTTTTGTTAAGGAACTTTTAACAAACTATAAAAAATGGGAGCCTGTCACTGTTTGACAAACAAACTGAACGAGACTTACCATGAGGTCGCTAGGGGTGCGACACGCTGAGAGTCCCAATAAGGGGGACGACCCTCACGACCTGACCTGGATAATACCAGCGTAGGGAAGCAGGAGCCACGAAAGCCCGCACAAGCAGCCGCACTCTTTAGCTAAAAAAAGGGGCGGCTTTTTGTTTTTTGGAATAAGCTTCCTGGACCAATTCCCTAATCCCAGAAAGAGAGGGTTTGCATGACACCAGCCCAAACCACCACATCCAGTCCTTCGACACCATCATTACACGTCATTTCGGAGGAGCCCCGCATTCCTCTTTCTTCCCTATCGATTCAACCGTTTCCCGGCTCACAAAAAATCTATCGAACGGGCTCGAGACCGGATGTACGGGTCCCCATGCGAGAAATTCATCAAACAAGCAGTCGGAGCGTGCTCGATAACACCGAAGTTCAGAACCCGCCTGTCATTGTCTATGATACCTCAGGACCCTACACGGATCCCGGGGTTCAGATTGATGTGCGCAAGGGGCTCTATCCCGTCCGAAAGGGTTGGATCGCCGAACGTCAGGACGTCGAACCCTTGAAAGAGGTCAGCTCACGGTATGGACGAATGCGTGCAACCGACCCCGCTTTACAGGCCATCCGGTTCCATTTGCAACGCCCGCCCCTTCGGGCAAAATCAGGCCGGAACGTCACGCAATTGCATTATGCCCGGAAGGGAATCGTCACACCGGAAATGGAATTTATTGCTATTCGGGAGAACCAGGCACGTGAGGAGCACCCATCCGCCCAACAGGGGACAGGACAGACTTTCGGGGTGGCTCAACATCCCGGACAGAATTGGGGCGCGTCCACTCCCTCCTACATCACACCGGAGTTTGTTCGTGATGAAGTAGCTCGAGGACGGGCCATTATTCCTGCCAATATCAATCATCCAGAAATTGAGCCTATGATTATCGGGCGCAATTTTTTGGTAAAAATCAACGCCAATATTGGAAATTCTGCCGTTACGTCCTCTATTGAAGAAGAGGTTGAAAAATTAATCTGGTCCATCCGATGGGGAGGAGACACCGTCATGGACCTCTCCACAGGAAAAAACATCCACGAAACCCGTGAATGGATCATACGAAATTCTCCCGTGCCCATAGGGACCGTACCCATATACCAGGCCTTAGAAAAAGTGGGGGGGAAACCTGAGGAACTGACCTGGGAAATCTTTCGAGATACTCTCGTGGAACAGGCCGAGCAAGGCGTGGATTACTTCACCATCCATGCCGGTGTTCGCCTGGCCTATGTCCCACTAACGGCCTCTCGGATGACCGGCATCGTCTCACGGGGCGGATCCATCCACGCTAAGTGGTGCCTTGCTCACCATCAGGAAAACTTTACCTATACGCATTTTGAAGAAATTTGCGAGATCATGAAAAGTTATGATGTGTCATTTAGCTTAGGAGACGGATTGCGACCGGGTTCACTGGCGGACGCCAACGATGCGGCTCAATTTGCCGAACTGGAAACGCTGGGAGAACTCACAAAGATCGCCTGGAAACATGACGTCCAAGTCATGATTGAGGGCCCGGGGCACGTCCCCATGCAACTCATCAAAGAAAACATGGACAAGCAATTGGCTGCCTGTGACGAAGCCCCATTCTATACCCTGGGCCCGCTAACCACTGATATTGCTCCAGGCTACGACCACATCACATCCGCGATCGGCGCAGCCATGATCGGCTGGTACGGGTGCGCGATGCTGTGTTACGTCACCCCCAAAGAACATCTAGGGCTTCCTGACAAGGAAGACGTGAAAGCCGGAGTGATGGCCTACAAAATAGCGGCACATGCCGCAGATCTGGCTAAAGGCCACCCGGGGGCTCAACACCGGGATAATGCCCTCTCCCAGGCACGGTTTGAATTTCGATGGCAGGATCAATTTAATTTATCGCTTGACCCGGAAACGGCGAAGGATTTCCATGATGCCACACTCCCCGCTCAGGGGGCTAAACTGGCCCATTTCTGCTCCATGTGTGGCCCACATTTTTGTTCTATGAAAATTACCCAGGACGTGCGAGAGTATGCTGCTGAAAAACAATTGGCAGATGATGCCGCCTTGAAACAAGGCATGGAGGAAAAATCAGAAGAGTTCCGAAAAACCGGTGGAGACTTATATCGATAAAGCGGGAAGAGTCAATGATGGAACCTGCAGAAAACCAGCAGGAATTTGAACAGAGACA
This region includes:
- a CDS encoding GNAT family N-acetyltransferase, with protein sequence MPLPWDSQHFEISVGQIITPELTDSELMSILIYAKENGYRLIYWATSPKRMIPLPILRSFSGSLVDKKITYRRKLSSDSTVGGEKMPSIPVQAIEYPLLPANKQLVNLALIGGGHSRFYIDPCIPRDKFASLYHIWINRSTLHEVADVVFVVPDSRNREEYLGMVTGSTKNGMGKIGLMGVQKKVQGQGIGSLLIKRLHEWLLSNGIKISEAITQKDNVQACKFYERSGYLPESLQNYYHFWIPQ
- a CDS encoding glycosyltransferase family 4 protein; this translates as MEKVTEVIEDKAPIRVLHLIDRITGYGTTRLLWDIVRLTPSDKVKHLVISFSPNKGKWIYADLLREKGAYAQVPKRRILKILDRWDMTWFLLRYMNALWNVGKALIWFRPDIINLHTNYVLTIGLPLKIILRRPVVHLVPSLFSQMVDDGKAWVPKVFARFHALFDCFFTAASRCRDELLSIGIPDSKIVPLRGLLDLEEINKIRHQRQQFHQAIRENYHLPSDALIALSVGRLDSSKGHAYALEALPDLFRQFPKLHWLLVGDGNQLSELEARAKKLNIYGHVRLVGYQEDLLPYYAAATVYLRTMVFEETNLSTYKAMAMGIPIVGFDTGCETELLKKVGHGILVPNKSVAGLSAAVAQILTLPDHGRELGGRGIEFCQANLDIRLGIEDITTVYKYLKNGG
- the thiC gene encoding phosphomethylpyrimidine synthase ThiC, which gives rise to MTPAQTTTSSPSTPSLHVISEEPRIPLSSLSIQPFPGSQKIYRTGSRPDVRVPMREIHQTSSRSVLDNTEVQNPPVIVYDTSGPYTDPGVQIDVRKGLYPVRKGWIAERQDVEPLKEVSSRYGRMRATDPALQAIRFHLQRPPLRAKSGRNVTQLHYARKGIVTPEMEFIAIRENQAREEHPSAQQGTGQTFGVAQHPGQNWGASTPSYITPEFVRDEVARGRAIIPANINHPEIEPMIIGRNFLVKINANIGNSAVTSSIEEEVEKLIWSIRWGGDTVMDLSTGKNIHETREWIIRNSPVPIGTVPIYQALEKVGGKPEELTWEIFRDTLVEQAEQGVDYFTIHAGVRLAYVPLTASRMTGIVSRGGSIHAKWCLAHHQENFTYTHFEEICEIMKSYDVSFSLGDGLRPGSLADANDAAQFAELETLGELTKIAWKHDVQVMIEGPGHVPMQLIKENMDKQLAACDEAPFYTLGPLTTDIAPGYDHITSAIGAAMIGWYGCAMLCYVTPKEHLGLPDKEDVKAGVMAYKIAAHAADLAKGHPGAQHRDNALSQARFEFRWQDQFNLSLDPETAKDFHDATLPAQGAKLAHFCSMCGPHFCSMKITQDVREYAAEKQLADDAALKQGMEEKSEEFRKTGGDLYR